Proteins from a genomic interval of Helicobacter pylori Shi112:
- a CDS encoding group I intron-associated PD-(D/E)XK endonuclease, whose protein sequence is MNGNADELIAIGRVIKAGFPCSRVDVTNAKYDAIVDLGGKQKLLRIQIKGTGGDTLNFTGGYRSGVQIDRNAPKRTYKYTKKDCDLILGIDTRTSECYIIPIEDIQEWGNTKSLSQLQHYKENWQILIDLALE, encoded by the coding sequence ATGAATGGCAACGCTGATGAACTCATTGCTATAGGAAGGGTGATTAAAGCAGGATTTCCTTGCAGTAGAGTAGATGTTACAAACGCTAAATACGATGCCATTGTGGATCTAGGAGGAAAGCAGAAATTATTGAGGATACAGATTAAAGGCACAGGGGGAGATACCTTGAATTTTACAGGGGGCTATAGGAGTGGGGTTCAAATTGATAGGAATGCCCCTAAACGCACTTACAAATACACCAAAAAGGATTGCGATTTGATTTTAGGGATAGACACTCGCACGAGCGAATGCTATATTATCCCTATTGAAGACATACAAGAATGGGGCAACACAAAGAGTTTGTCGCAACTCCAACACTATAAAGAGAATTGGCAAATTTTGATTGACTTGGCGTTGGAGTAA
- the fliF gene encoding flagellar basal-body MS-ring/collar protein FliF codes for MDLKVLLQRIVDFFIKLNKKQKIALIAAGVLITALLVFLLLYPFKEKDYTQGGYGVLFERLDSSDNALILQHLQQNQIPYKILKDDTILIPKDKVYEERITLASQGIPKTSKVGFEIFDTKDFGATDFDQNIKLIRAIEGELSRTIESLNPILKANVHIAIPKDSVFVAKEVPPSASVMLKLKPDMKLSPTQILGIKNLIAAAVPKLTTENVKIVNENGESIGEGDILENSKELALEQLRYKQNFENILENKIVNILAPIVGGKNKVVARVNAEFDFSQRKSTKETFDPNNVVRSEQNLEEKKEGAPKKQVGGVPGVVSNIGPVQGLKDNKEPEKYEKSQNTTNYEVGKTISEIKGEFGTLVRLNAAVVVDGKYKIALKDGANTLEYEPLSDESLKKINALVKQAIGYNQNRGDDVAVSNFEFNPMAPMLDNATLSEKIMHKTQKILGSFTPLIKYILVFIVLFIFYKKVIVPFSERMLEVVPDEDKEVKSMFEEMDEEEDELNKLGDLRKKVEDQLGLNATFSEEEVRYEIVLEKIRGTLKERPDEIAMLFKLLIKDEISSDSAKG; via the coding sequence TTGGATTTAAAGGTATTATTGCAACGGATTGTTGATTTTTTCATCAAGCTCAATAAAAAGCAAAAAATCGCCCTGATCGCAGCCGGGGTTTTAATCACCGCTTTACTCGTGTTTTTATTGCTCTATCCCTTTAAAGAAAAAGACTATACGCAAGGGGGCTATGGGGTTTTATTTGAAAGATTGGACTCTAGCGATAACGCTTTAATCTTACAGCACCTCCAGCAAAACCAAATCCCCTATAAAATCTTAAAAGACGACACCATTCTTATCCCTAAAGATAAAGTGTATGAAGAAAGGATCACGCTGGCTTCTCAAGGGATCCCTAAAACGAGTAAAGTGGGCTTTGAAATCTTTGACACTAAAGACTTTGGAGCGACTGATTTTGATCAAAATATCAAACTCATTCGCGCCATTGAGGGGGAATTGTCGCGCACGATTGAAAGTTTAAACCCCATTTTGAAAGCCAATGTGCATATTGCAATCCCTAAAGACAGCGTGTTTGTGGCTAAAGAAGTCCCTCCTAGCGCTTCAGTGATGCTCAAACTCAAGCCTGACATGAAGCTTTCACCCACTCAAATTTTAGGGATTAAAAATTTAATCGCTGCAGCGGTGCCTAAACTCACGACAGAAAATGTGAAAATCGTGAATGAAAACGGCGAATCAATAGGCGAGGGCGATATATTAGAAAACTCCAAAGAATTAGCCCTAGAGCAATTGCGTTACAAACAAAATTTTGAAAACATTTTAGAAAATAAGATTGTCAATATCTTAGCCCCTATTGTGGGGGGTAAAAACAAGGTAGTCGCAAGGGTCAATGCGGAGTTTGATTTCAGCCAAAGGAAAAGCACTAAAGAGACTTTTGATCCCAATAATGTCGTAAGGAGCGAGCAAAATTTAGAAGAAAAAAAAGAAGGCGCTCCTAAAAAACAAGTCGGCGGCGTGCCGGGGGTTGTGAGCAATATCGGGCCTGTGCAAGGATTGAAAGACAATAAAGAGCCAGAAAAATACGAAAAATCTCAAAACACGACCAATTATGAAGTGGGTAAAACCATTAGCGAGATTAAGGGCGAGTTTGGCACTTTAGTGCGTTTGAATGCGGCGGTTGTGGTGGATGGCAAGTATAAAATCGCGCTTAAAGACGGGGCGAACACTTTAGAATACGAGCCTTTGAGCGATGAATCGCTTAAAAAAATCAACGCTCTAGTGAAACAAGCCATTGGCTATAATCAAAATAGAGGCGATGATGTAGCGGTGAGCAATTTTGAATTTAACCCTATGGCACCCATGCTTGATAACGCCACTTTGAGCGAAAAAATCATGCACAAGACTCAAAAAATCTTAGGCTCATTCACGCCTTTAATCAAGTATATTTTGGTGTTTATAGTGCTATTTATTTTCTATAAAAAAGTGATTGTGCCTTTCAGCGAACGCATGCTAGAAGTGGTGCCTGATGAAGATAAGGAAGTGAAATCCATGTTTGAAGAAATGGATGAAGAAGAAGATGAATTGAACAAATTGGGCGATTTGAGAAAAAAAGTAGAAGATCAATTAGGGCTTAATGCAACCTTTAGCGAAGAAGAAGTAAGATATGAAATTGTCTTAGAAAAGATTAGAGGGACCCTTAAAGAGCGCCCTGATGAAATCGCAATGCTCTTTAAACTCCTAATCAAAGATGAAATTTCTTCAGACAGCGCGAAAGGCTAA
- the lepA gene encoding translation elongation factor 4 has protein sequence MKNIRNFSIIAHIDHGKSTLADCLIAECNAISNREMTSQVMDTMDIEKERGITIKAQSVRLNYTLKGEDYVLNLIDTPGHVDFSYEVSRSLCSCEGALLVVDATQGVEAQTIANVYIALDNHLEILPVINKIDLPNANVLEVKQDIEDTIGIDCSSANEVSAKARLGIKDLLEKIITTIPAPSGDFNAPLKALIYDSWFDNYLGALALVRIMDGSINTEQEILVMGTGKKHGVLGLYYPNPLKKIPTKSLECGEIGIVSLGLKSVTDIAVGDTLTDAKNPTPKPIEGFMPAKPFVFAGLYPIETDRFEDLREALLKLQLNDCALNFEPESSVALGFGFRVGFLGLLHMEVIKERLEREFGLNLIATAPTVVYEVHLTDNSIKYVQNPSELPPENHIACIKEPFVRATIITPSEFLGNLMQLLNNKRGIQEKMEYLNQSRVMLTYSLPSNEIVMDFYDKLKSCTKGYASFDYEPIENREAHLVKLDVRVAGDVVDALSIIIDKNKAYEKGRALVETMKELIPRQLFEVAIQASVGNKIIARETIKSVGKNVTAKCYGGDITRKRKLLEKQKEGKKRMKAIGKVELPQEAFLAILKID, from the coding sequence ATGAAAAATATCCGCAATTTTTCCATTATCGCTCACATTGACCATGGTAAAAGCACTTTAGCGGATTGTTTGATCGCTGAATGCAACGCTATCAGTAACAGAGAAATGACCAGCCAAGTGATGGACACTATGGATATTGAAAAAGAAAGGGGCATTACGATTAAGGCTCAAAGCGTGCGCCTAAATTACACGCTTAAGGGGGAGGATTATGTTTTAAACCTCATTGACACCCCAGGGCATGTGGATTTCAGCTATGAAGTGTCGCGCTCTTTGTGTTCATGCGAAGGGGCGTTATTGGTGGTGGATGCCACTCAAGGCGTGGAAGCGCAAACCATTGCGAATGTTTATATCGCTTTAGATAACCATTTAGAAATTTTACCGGTGATTAATAAAATTGATTTGCCCAATGCGAATGTTTTAGAAGTCAAACAGGATATAGAAGACACGATAGGGATTGATTGCTCTAGTGCTAATGAAGTGAGTGCTAAAGCTAGGCTTGGCATTAAAGATTTGTTAGAAAAAATCATTACGACCATTCCTGCCCCTAGCGGTGATTTTAACGCTCCCTTAAAAGCGCTCATTTATGATTCATGGTTTGACAATTATTTAGGGGCGCTAGCGCTGGTGCGTATCATGGATGGGAGCATCAACACCGAGCAAGAAATTTTAGTGATGGGAACGGGTAAAAAACACGGCGTTTTAGGGCTATACTACCCTAACCCTTTGAAAAAAATCCCAACTAAAAGTTTAGAATGCGGTGAGATTGGCATTGTGAGTTTAGGGCTAAAAAGCGTTACGGATATTGCTGTGGGCGACACGCTCACAGACGCTAAAAACCCTACCCCTAAACCCATTGAAGGCTTTATGCCGGCTAAACCCTTTGTTTTTGCGGGGCTTTACCCTATAGAAACGGACAGGTTTGAAGATTTAAGAGAAGCGTTATTGAAACTCCAGCTTAACGATTGCGCTTTAAATTTTGAGCCTGAAAGCTCTGTGGCGCTTGGCTTTGGCTTTAGGGTGGGCTTTTTAGGGCTATTGCACATGGAAGTGATTAAAGAAAGGCTGGAAAGGGAATTTGGCCTTAACCTCATCGCTACCGCTCCCACGGTGGTGTATGAAGTGCATTTGACGGATAATAGCATCAAATATGTCCAAAACCCTAGCGAACTGCCCCCTGAAAACCATATCGCTTGCATCAAAGAGCCTTTTGTGAGGGCGACGATCATCACGCCGAGTGAATTTTTGGGTAATTTAATGCAGTTATTGAACAATAAAAGAGGCATTCAAGAAAAAATGGAATATTTGAACCAATCTCGTGTCATGCTCACTTATTCCTTGCCGAGCAACGAAATTGTGATGGATTTTTATGACAAGCTCAAATCTTGCACTAAAGGGTATGCGAGCTTTGATTATGAGCCGATAGAAAACAGAGAGGCTCATTTAGTGAAGTTGGATGTGAGGGTGGCAGGCGATGTGGTGGATGCGCTTTCTATCATCATAGATAAAAACAAGGCGTATGAAAAGGGGCGAGCTTTAGTGGAAACGATGAAAGAGCTTATCCCAAGACAGCTTTTTGAAGTCGCTATCCAAGCGAGCGTGGGGAATAAAATCATCGCCAGAGAGACGATTAAATCTGTCGGTAAGAATGTAACGGCTAAGTGCTATGGGGGCGATATTACACGAAAAAGAAAACTCTTAGAAAAGCAAAAAGAGGGTAAAAAACGCATGAAAGCTATCGGTAAGGTGGAGCTTCCCCAAGAAGCGTTTTTGGCGATATTAAAGATTGATTAG
- a CDS encoding DNA cytosine methyltransferase — protein sequence MKVGSLFAGIGGFECAFLQAGFEIGWANELDKDACNTYRANFKHKLLEQDIKDLNPNELEDVGLISAGFPCQAFSIAGLQKGLNDERGAIVMEMFRIIQAKKPQVLLLENVKNLVSHNKGETLKFILETLKNLGYFVHYKILNTYEYSTVPQNRERIYIIGFLDKNHYKRFHFPLKINHTQSIKDLLEIKVGEEFYYKQYRFYETLKKEITKRDTCYQWRRHYVRENKNNLCPTLTANMGTGGHNVPLVLDEQGIRKLTPKECLNFQGFAKDYVLPNTAKSKLYKQIGNSVSVPVIKALALEIKKVVYG from the coding sequence ATGAAAGTAGGCTCACTTTTTGCTGGGATTGGAGGGTTTGAATGCGCGTTTTTGCAAGCGGGCTTTGAAATTGGTTGGGCGAATGAATTGGACAAAGACGCATGCAACACTTATAGGGCTAATTTCAAACACAAGCTTTTAGAACAAGACATTAAAGATTTAAACCCTAATGAATTAGAAGATGTTGGGTTGATAAGCGCAGGGTTTCCTTGTCAAGCGTTCAGCATTGCCGGGTTGCAAAAAGGACTTAATGATGAAAGAGGAGCGATTGTTATGGAAATGTTTCGCATCATTCAAGCCAAAAAACCTCAAGTTTTATTATTAGAAAATGTAAAAAATTTAGTGAGTCATAATAAGGGGGAAACCTTAAAGTTTATTTTAGAAACTTTAAAAAACTTAGGCTATTTTGTCCATTATAAAATACTAAACACTTATGAATATTCTACTGTACCACAAAATAGAGAGCGGATTTATATTATAGGATTTTTAGATAAAAACCATTACAAGCGCTTTCATTTTCCTTTAAAAATCAATCACACACAAAGTATTAAGGATTTATTAGAAATAAAAGTGGGTGAGGAATTTTATTACAAGCAATATCGTTTTTATGAGACTTTAAAAAAAGAAATCACCAAAAGAGACACTTGCTACCAATGGCGCAGGCATTATGTAAGAGAAAATAAAAACAATCTTTGCCCCACTCTTACAGCCAACATGGGGACAGGAGGGCATAATGTGCCTTTAGTTTTAGATGAGCAAGGCATAAGAAAACTCACGCCTAAAGAATGTCTGAATTTTCAAGGTTTCGCTAAAGATTATGTTTTACCTAATACCGCTAAAAGCAAACTTTATAAACAAATTGGTAATTCTGTGAGTGTGCCTGTGATTAAAGCTTTAGCGTTAGAAATTAAAAAGGTTGTTTATGGATAA
- the fliG gene encoding flagellar motor switch protein FliG, whose amino-acid sequence MATKLTPKQKAQLDELSMSEKIAILLIQVGEDTTGEILRHLDIDSITEISKQIVQLNGTDKQIGAAVLEEFFAIFQSNQYINTGGLEYARELLTRTLGSEEAKKVMDKLTKSLQTQKNFAYLGKIKPQQLADFIINEHPQTIALILAHMEAPNAAETLSYFPDEMKAEISIRMANLGEISPQVVKRVSTVLENKLESLTSYKIEVGGLRAVAEIFNRLGQKSAKTTLARIESVDNKLAGAIKEMMFTFEDISKLDNFAIREILKVADKKDLSLALKTSTQDLTDKFLNNMSSRAAEQFIEEMQYLGAVKIKDVDVAQRKIIEIVQSLQEKGVIQTGEEEDVIE is encoded by the coding sequence ATGGCAACCAAGCTTACCCCCAAACAAAAGGCCCAATTAGACGAACTTTCCATGAGTGAAAAAATCGCTATTTTACTCATTCAAGTGGGCGAAGACACCACAGGCGAGATTTTAAGGCATTTAGACATTGACTCTATTACAGAGATTTCTAAGCAAATCGTGCAATTAAACGGCACAGACAAGCAAATCGGCGCGGCGGTTTTAGAGGAATTTTTTGCGATTTTTCAGTCTAACCAATACATCAATACCGGCGGTTTAGAATACGCTAGAGAGCTTTTAACCAGGACTTTAGGGAGCGAAGAAGCCAAAAAAGTGATGGATAAACTCACTAAAAGCTTGCAAACGCAAAAAAACTTCGCTTATTTAGGCAAAATCAAGCCCCAACAACTCGCTGATTTCATCATTAACGAACACCCTCAAACCATTGCCTTGATTTTAGCCCACATGGAAGCCCCTAATGCGGCTGAGACTTTGAGCTATTTCCCTGATGAAATGAAAGCTGAGATTTCTATTAGAATGGCGAATTTAGGCGAAATATCGCCCCAAGTGGTTAAAAGGGTTTCCACGGTGTTAGAAAACAAACTAGAATCGCTCACTAGCTATAAAATTGAAGTGGGTGGTTTAAGAGCGGTGGCTGAAATCTTTAACCGATTAGGCCAAAAGAGCGCTAAAACCACGCTCGCTCGCATTGAAAGCGTGGATAACAAGCTCGCCGGCGCGATTAAAGAAATGATGTTCACTTTTGAAGACATATCCAAACTAGACAATTTTGCTATCAGAGAGATTTTGAAAGTAGCGGATAAAAAAGATTTGTCTTTGGCGCTAAAAACTTCTACCCAAGATTTAACCGATAAATTTTTAAACAACATGAGCAGCAGGGCTGCAGAGCAGTTTATAGAAGAGATGCAATATTTAGGGGCGGTCAAAATCAAAGATGTGGATGTGGCCCAAAGGAAAATCATTGAAATCGTGCAGAGCTTGCAAGAAAAAGGCGTGATCCAAACCGGTGAAGAGGAAGATGTCATTGAATAG
- the dxs gene encoding 1-deoxy-D-xylulose-5-phosphate synthase, which produces MQNKTFDLNPNDIAGLELVCQTLRSRILEVVSANGGHLSSSLGAVELIVSMHALFDCQKNPFIFDTSHQAYAHKLLTGRFESFSTLRQFKGLSGFTKPSESAYDYFIAGHSSTSVSIGVGVAKAFCLKQALGMPIALLGDGSISAGIFYEALNELGDRKYPMIMILNDNEMSISTPIGALSKALSQLMKGPFYQSFRSKVKKILNTLPESVNYLASRFEESFKLITPGVFFEELGINYIGPINGHDLSAIIETLKLAKELKEPVLIHAQTLKGKGYKIAEGRYEKWHGVGPFDLDTGLSKKSKSAILSPTEAYSNTLLELAKKDEKIVGVTAAMPSGTGLDKLIDTYPLRFFDVAIAEQHALTSSSAMAKEGFKPFVSIYSTFLQRAYDSIVHDACISSLPIKLAIDRAGIVGEDGETHQGLLDVSYLRSIPNMVIFAPRDNETLKNAVHFANEHHSSPCAFRYPRGSFALKEGVFEPSGFVLGQSELLKKEGEILLIGYGNGVGRAYLVQLALKEKNIECALLDLRFLKPLDQNLSAIIAPYQKLYVFSDNYKLGGVASAILEFLSEQNILKPVKSFEIIDEFIMHGNTALVEKSLGLDTESLTDAILKDLGQER; this is translated from the coding sequence TTGCAAAATAAAACTTTTGATTTAAACCCTAATGATATTGCAGGCTTGGAGTTGGTGTGCCAAACGCTGCGGAGTCGTATTTTAGAAGTGGTGAGCGCTAATGGGGGGCATTTAAGCTCTTCTTTAGGGGCTGTGGAGCTGATTGTAAGCATGCATGCCTTATTTGATTGCCAAAAAAACCCTTTCATCTTTGACACTTCGCACCAGGCTTACGCTCACAAGCTTTTAACCGGGCGCTTTGAAAGCTTTAGCACTCTAAGGCAATTTAAAGGCTTGAGCGGCTTTACTAAACCCAGCGAGAGCGCATACGATTATTTCATTGCCGGGCATAGTTCCACTTCGGTGTCTATAGGCGTGGGGGTGGCTAAAGCTTTTTGTTTGAAACAAGCACTAGGCATGCCTATAGCTTTATTAGGCGATGGGAGCATTAGCGCAGGGATTTTTTATGAAGCCTTAAACGAACTGGGCGATAGGAAATACCCCATGATCATGATTTTGAACGATAATGAAATGAGTATCAGCACGCCTATTGGAGCCTTATCCAAAGCCCTTAGCCAGCTGATGAAAGGTCCGTTTTACCAGTCTTTCCGCTCTAAAGTTAAAAAAATCTTAAACACCTTACCTGAAAGCGTGAATTACTTAGCGAGCCGTTTTGAAGAATCTTTCAAGCTCATCACCCCGGGTGTGTTTTTTGAAGAATTAGGCATTAACTATATAGGGCCTATTAATGGGCATGATTTGAGCGCGATTATTGAAACCTTAAAACTCGCCAAAGAGCTTAAAGAGCCGGTGCTAATCCATGCGCAAACCTTAAAGGGCAAAGGCTATAAAATCGCTGAAGGGCGGTATGAAAAATGGCATGGGGTGGGGCCTTTTGATTTGGATACCGGCTTGTCTAAAAAATCCAAAAGCGCGATTTTATCGCCCACTGAAGCGTATTCTAACACCCTTTTAGAATTAGCCAAGAAAGATGAAAAAATCGTAGGCGTAACCGCTGCTATGCCTAGCGGCACAGGATTAGACAAACTTATTGACACTTACCCTTTGCGCTTTTTTGATGTCGCTATCGCTGAACAACACGCTTTAACTTCTAGCAGCGCTATGGCTAAAGAGGGGTTTAAACCTTTTGTGAGTATCTATTCTACTTTTTTGCAAAGGGCTTATGATTCCATTGTGCATGACGCTTGCATTTCTAGCTTGCCGATTAAATTAGCCATTGATAGGGCTGGGATTGTGGGCGAAGATGGCGAAACGCACCAAGGGCTTTTAGATGTATCGTATTTGCGCTCTATCCCCAACATGGTCATTTTTGCCCCACGAGATAATGAGACTTTAAAAAACGCCGTGCATTTTGCCAATGAACATCATTCAAGCCCTTGCGCGTTCCGCTACCCTAGGGGGTCGTTTGCGTTAAAAGAGGGGGTTTTTGAGCCTAGCGGTTTTGTTTTAGGGCAAAGCGAATTGTTGAAAAAAGAGGGCGAAATTTTACTCATTGGCTATGGTAATGGCGTGGGGAGGGCGTATTTAGTCCAACTGGCTTTAAAAGAAAAAAACATAGAGTGCGCGCTTTTGGATCTCAGGTTTTTAAAGCCCTTAGATCAAAATTTAAGCGCCATCATTGCCCCTTATCAAAAGCTCTATGTTTTTAGCGATAATTACAAGCTTGGGGGGGTGGCTAGCGCGATTTTAGAGTTTTTGAGCGAACAAAATATTTTAAAGCCTGTTAAAAGCTTTGAAATCATTGATGAATTTATCATGCATGGGAACACCGCTTTAGTGGAAAAATCCTTAGGTTTAGACACAGAGAGTTTGACTGACGCTATTTTAAAAGATTTAGGACAAGAGAGATGA
- a CDS encoding flagellar hook-basal body protein — protein MQNGYYAATGAMATQFNRLDLTSNNLANLNTNGFKRDDAITGDFLRLYQQYREQLPLEDQTKASAKYLNRNLNRVPILSEIYTDRSLGAFEETHNPLDFALTSPNLYFAIQTNEGVAYTRDGHFSVDKDGFLVTLNGFRVLSRSGLNEKGGIMLMPNAEIEVNQNGEITFRDNEAPIQAGALALVSFSEPKNLKKIGQNLYTYQGEGVHQISDSGSLRQYMLEKSNVNAVREMSALIGINRFLDMYSKVLKTHQDDMNAEAINKLASKA, from the coding sequence ATGCAAAATGGGTATTATGCGGCCACGGGAGCCATGGCGACACAATTTAACCGCTTGGATTTAACCTCTAATAATTTAGCTAATTTAAACACCAATGGCTTTAAAAGAGACGATGCGATTACAGGCGATTTTTTAAGGCTTTACCAACAATACCGAGAGCAACTGCCCTTAGAAGATCAAACCAAAGCGAGCGCGAAGTATTTAAACCGCAATCTCAATCGTGTGCCTATTCTATCAGAAATCTATACGGATAGAAGCCTTGGCGCGTTTGAAGAAACGCATAACCCCCTAGATTTTGCCCTAACAAGCCCTAATCTCTATTTTGCGATACAAACTAATGAGGGCGTCGCCTATACCAGAGATGGGCATTTTAGCGTGGATAAAGACGGCTTTTTGGTAACTCTTAATGGCTTTAGGGTGCTTTCTCGCTCGGGATTGAACGAAAAAGGAGGGATCATGCTCATGCCTAACGCTGAAATTGAAGTCAATCAAAATGGCGAAATCACTTTTAGGGATAATGAAGCCCCCATTCAAGCAGGCGCGTTAGCTTTAGTGAGTTTTAGCGAACCTAAAAATCTTAAAAAAATAGGGCAAAACCTTTATACTTATCAGGGCGAAGGCGTTCATCAAATCTCTGACTCTGGCTCATTAAGGCAATATATGCTAGAAAAAAGCAATGTCAATGCGGTGCGCGAGATGAGCGCTTTGATTGGAATCAACCGCTTTTTGGACATGTATTCTAAAGTGTTAAAAACCCACCAAGACGACATGAACGCTGAAGCGATCAACAAACTCGCCTCAAAAGCTTAA
- the fliH gene encoding flagellar assembly protein FliH, which yields MSLNSRKNLIQKDHLNKHDIQKYEFKSMANLPPTTNPNGASLETPNPEEPLEKKAIENDLIDCLLKKTDELSSHLVKLQMQFEKAQEESKALIENAKNDGYKIGFKEGEEKMRNELTHSVNEEKNQLLHAITALDEKMKKSEDHLMALEKELSAIAIDIAKEVILKEVEDNSQKVALALAEELLKNVLDATDIHLKVNPLDYPYLNERLQNASKIKLESNEAISKGGVMITSSNGNLDGNLMERFKTLKESVLENFKV from the coding sequence ATGTCATTGAATAGCCGTAAAAACTTGATCCAAAAAGACCATTTGAATAAGCATGACATTCAAAAATACGAATTTAAGAGCATGGCAAACTTACCCCCTACAACTAATCCTAATGGTGCGTCTTTAGAAACGCCTAACCCAGAAGAGCCTTTGGAAAAAAAAGCGATAGAAAACGATTTGATTGATTGCTTATTGAAAAAAACCGATGAGCTTTCAAGCCATTTAGTGAAATTGCAAATGCAATTTGAAAAAGCCCAAGAAGAGAGTAAAGCTTTGATTGAAAACGCCAAAAACGATGGCTATAAAATCGGCTTTAAAGAGGGCGAAGAAAAAATGCGTAACGAACTCACTCATAGCGTGAATGAAGAAAAAAACCAGCTTTTGCATGCGATCACCGCTTTAGATGAAAAAATGAAAAAATCAGAAGATCACTTAATGGCTTTAGAAAAGGAACTGAGCGCGATTGCGATAGATATAGCTAAAGAAGTGATCCTTAAAGAAGTGGAAGACAACAGCCAAAAAGTGGCCCTAGCTTTGGCTGAAGAGCTTTTAAAAAATGTTTTAGACGCAACGGATATTCATTTAAAAGTCAATCCTTTGGATTACCCTTATTTAAACGAGCGTTTGCAAAACGCTTCTAAAATCAAATTAGAGAGCAATGAGGCTATTTCTAAAGGAGGCGTTATGATCACTAGCTCTAACGGGAACCTTGATGGGAATTTAATGGAGCGCTTTAAAACGCTCAAAGAAAGCGTGTTGGAAAATTTTAAGGTGTGA
- a CDS encoding MFS transporter, with product MNPQTQPATKKPLKSLLAASSGNLVEWYDFYAYAFLAPYFAKEFTHTNDPTLALISAFLVFMLGFFMRPLGSLFFGKLGDKKGRKTSMVYSIILMALGSFMLALLPTKEIVGEWAFLFLLLARLLQGFSVGGEYGVVATYLSELGKNGKKGFYGSFQYVTLVGGQLLAIFSLFIVENIYTHEQISAFAWRYLFALGGILALLSLFLRNIMEETMDSQTTSKTTIKEETQRGSLKELLNHKKALMIVFGLTMGGSLCFYTFTVYLKIFLTNSSSFSPKESSFIMLLALSYFIFLQPLCGMLADKIKRTQMLMVFAIAGLIVTPVVFYGIKHASGVYEALFYEMLALSAMSFYTCIAGVIKAELFPEHVRALGVGLAYAIANALFGGSASYVALQFKQHGFEWGFVGYVMFSIVIFMVMVIIFPKKTYLE from the coding sequence ATGAACCCCCAAACCCAACCAGCCACCAAAAAACCCTTAAAATCCCTTTTAGCCGCTAGTTCAGGTAATTTAGTGGAATGGTATGATTTTTACGCTTATGCGTTCTTAGCGCCTTATTTTGCTAAGGAATTTACCCACACTAACGACCCCACTTTAGCGCTAATCTCAGCTTTTTTAGTTTTCATGCTAGGGTTTTTCATGCGCCCTTTGGGGAGTTTGTTTTTTGGTAAATTGGGGGATAAAAAGGGGCGTAAAACTTCTATGGTGTATTCCATTATCCTTATGGCGCTAGGCTCTTTCATGCTCGCATTGCTCCCCACTAAAGAAATCGTAGGGGAATGGGCGTTCTTGTTTTTATTATTAGCCAGGCTTTTACAAGGCTTTAGCGTGGGAGGAGAATATGGCGTGGTCGCTACTTACCTCTCTGAATTAGGCAAGAATGGCAAAAAAGGTTTTTATGGCTCTTTTCAATATGTAACTTTAGTGGGAGGGCAACTCTTAGCTATTTTTTCACTATTCATCGTTGAAAATATTTACACGCATGAGCAAATCAGCGCGTTTGCTTGGCGTTATTTATTCGCTTTAGGGGGTATATTAGCCTTACTCTCGCTCTTTTTAAGAAATATCATGGAAGAAACTATGGATAGTCAAACAACTTCCAAAACCACCATTAAAGAAGAAACCCAAAGAGGCAGTTTGAAGGAATTGCTCAACCATAAAAAAGCCTTAATGATAGTCTTTGGGCTAACTATGGGAGGGAGTTTGTGTTTTTATACTTTTACGGTGTATTTAAAAATCTTTTTAACCAACAGCTCATCATTCAGCCCTAAAGAAAGCAGTTTTATCATGCTTTTAGCGCTCTCTTATTTTATCTTCTTACAACCCTTATGCGGGATGCTGGCTGATAAAATCAAACGCACCCAAATGCTGATGGTTTTTGCTATCGCAGGGCTTATTGTAACGCCCGTTGTCTTTTATGGTATCAAGCATGCTAGTGGCGTGTATGAAGCCCTATTTTATGAAATGCTTGCATTGAGCGCGATGAGTTTTTACACTTGCATTGCTGGGGTCATTAAAGCGGAATTGTTCCCTGAACATGTGCGAGCGCTTGGCGTGGGTTTAGCCTATGCGATTGCAAATGCGCTTTTTGGAGGGAGCGCGAGTTATGTAGCGTTGCAATTCAAACAACATGGTTTTGAATGGGGGTTTGTGGGCTATGTCATGTTTAGTATTGTTATCTTTATGGTTATGGTTATCATATTCCCTAAAAAAACCTATTTGGAATAA